Within the Barnesiella intestinihominis YIT 11860 genome, the region TCTCACGCAGCCGGTGTTGGCTATTTGCATCGGATTGCAGCTTTTATGCAAACACTCCGAAGAAGGAGATGTTGACACATTGGGTATATTCGATACGGTAGTCCGTCGGTTTGTTCCAGAAGATACCGAACAGAAGATTCCTCACATGGGGTGGAATGTACTGACTCGTTTGAAAGGCCCTTTGTTCACCGGCATTCCCGAAGGTAGCTATGCCTATTTTGTACATAGTTATTATGCTCCTGTATCGGAGTTTTTTGTGGCGGAGTGTAACTATGTAATTCCATTTAGTGCGGCTTTAAATAAAGGTAATTTTTATGCGACCCAGTTCCATGTGGAAAAGAGCGGTACAGTAGGTATGCGAATTCTTGAAAATTTTCTTTCGTTATGATCGAGTTGATTCCTGCCATAGATATAATGAACGGTCGATGTGTCCGGTTGTCGCGAGGGGATTACTCTTGTCGAAAGGTATATGATGAAAATCCGTTGGAAGTGGCGAAAGCGTTTCAAGACAATGGATTGAACAGGCTACATTTGGTCGATTTGGACGGTGCGAAAGCCGATCATGTCGTAAATTATAGGACGCTTGAACAAATAGCTACTCATACGACTCTTTCCGTCGATTTTGGCGGAGGAATAAAA harbors:
- the hisH gene encoding imidazole glycerol phosphate synthase subunit HisH → MKVSIIKYNAGNVYSVECALRRLGVTPVVSDSPDVLSQSDKVLFPGVGEASSAMKYLQEHGLDRVIVNLTQPVLAICIGLQLLCKHSEEGDVDTLGIFDTVVRRFVPEDTEQKIPHMGWNVLTRLKGPLFTGIPEGSYAYFVHSYYAPVSEFFVAECNYVIPFSAALNKGNFYATQFHVEKSGTVGMRILENFLSL